Proteins from one Oncorhynchus tshawytscha isolate Ot180627B linkage group LG16, Otsh_v2.0, whole genome shotgun sequence genomic window:
- the LOC112216115 gene encoding E3 ubiquitin/ISG15 ligase TRIM25 yields MPLSKAEKLLEHELSCPICLELYTNPVYLPCGHNYCLACINATDASSGEKSLPRCPECREEYSGTETLHKNFKLCGIIEGYRAIALVENLGREPLEVRCDHCLDTETLAIKTCLKCEMSLCARHLQRHSERESFRSHDLVEPQTKLGLRSCAIHGRLLEYFCVSDMTFLCASCFIKGTHQNHDVLTIEVAEEEMRRVLESRSKEVANRLQLTKTLLQRAAEDQGTSDAVRDKLMSTAVALMDSMAGLVSRYRDRMSLLLEEERGHQRKIWQRGLGLLEEQQKELMEANQSSAEVLSVTDKHLFIHRFLLIESQLTEVVTGTVARVLSKEPLNTKRLQDSLRMNDFRAEMGQLLQALIVQLNPLELTFNITTAHPSLLLSNDLRTVKYIGIKQASTDNPERFSTAPQVLCSQSFTSGEHIWVVEVGDQSMWSVGLCYKSVPRRGDHSRLGHNPVSWRLQWKNKKLTACHASSNMALVEKTNQPLRVEVALDYEGGILIFHSTKGCREHLHTFRAVFREPVYPAFSIHSTTAQSWITLQSGV; encoded by the coding sequence ATGCCTCTGTCTAAAGCAGAGAAGCTGTTAGAACATGAGCTCAGCTGCCCTATCTGCCTAGAGCTCTACACAAATCCGGTCTATCTGCCCTGTGGCCATAACTACTGCCTTGCCTGCATTAACGCTACAGACGCCAGCAGTGGAGAGAAGAGCCTGCCTCGCTGCCCTGAGTGCAGAGAAGAGTACAGTGGTACAGAGACACTGCACAAGAACTTCAAGCTCTGCGGCATCATAGAAGGCTACAGGGCCATTGCGCTAGTGGAGAACCTTGGGAGAGAGCCGCTGGAGGTACGCTGTGACCACTGCCTGGACACAGAGACGTTGGCCATCAAGACCTGTCTAAAGTGTGAGATGTCCCTGTGTGCCAGGCACCTGCAGCGCCACTCTGAGAGGGAATCCTTCAGGAGCCATGACCTGGTGGAGCCCCAGACTAAGCTGGGCCTGAGGAGCTGTGCTATCCATGGACGCCTGCTGGAGTACTTCTGTGTCAGCGACATGACCTTCCTCTGCGCCTCCTGCTTCATCAAGGGCACCCACCAGAATCACGATGTCCTGACTATTGAGGTGGCTGAGGAGGAGATGAGGCGGGTCCTAGAGAGCCGGAGCAAGGAAGTGGCCAACAGGCTGCAGCTGACCAAGACCCTGCTGCAGAGGGCTGCTGAGGACCAGGGCACCTCTGATGCTGTGAGGGACAAGCTGATGTCTACTGCTGTGGCCCTGATGGACAGCATGGCTGGTCTGGTGAGCAGGTACAGGGACAGGATGAGCCTgctgctggaggaggagagaggccatCAAAGGAAGATCTGGCAGAGGGGCCTGGGGCTCCTAGAGGAACAGCAGAAGGAGCTGATGGAGGCCAACCAGAGCTCTGCCGAGGTCCTCTCAGTGACTGATAAGCATCTGTTCATCCACAGGTTCCTGCTGATCGAATCACAGCTCACAGAAGTGGTGACAGGCACTGTGGCCAGAGTGCTCTCCAAAGAGCCTCTCAACACCAAGCGGCTTCAAGACAGCCTGAGGATGAATGACTTCAGGGCAGAGATGGGGCAGCTCCTCCAGGCCCTCATTGTCCAGCTCAACCCTCTGGAGTTGACCTTCAACATCACCACAGCGCACCCCAGCCTGCTGCTCTCCAACGACCTGCGGACAGTCAAGTACATTGGCATCAAGCAGGCCTCCACTGATAACCCAGAGAGGTTCAGTACCGCGCCCCAGGTCCTCTGCTCCCAGAGCTTCACAAGTGGGGAGCACATCTGGGTGGTGGAGGTGGGCGACCAGAGCATGTGGTCAGTGGGCTTGTGCTACAAGAGCGTGCCCAGGAGGGGTGACCACAGCCGGCTGGGCCACAACCCAGTCTCCTGGCGTCTGCAGTGGAAGAACAAGAAGCTGACGGCGTGCCATGCCTCCTCAAACATGGCGCTGGTTGAAAAGACCAATCAGCCGCTGAGGGTGGAGGTGGCGCTGGACTATGAGGGGGGCATACTGATCTTTCACAGCACCAAGGGCTGTCGGGAGCACCTGCACACGTTTAGGGCTGTGTTCAGAGAACCTGTGTACCCTGCGTTCAGCATCCACTCCACCACAGCACAGTCCTGGATCACCCTCCAGAGTGGAGTGTGA
- the twist3 gene encoding twist-related protein 2 → MREDPSSCGEYPEGGVVSSEEEPDCAPNKCPVVVATPGAGGRKRVTRKDNISSPTEDNKSTTGGPPSLIPSGPKRPKKSPQPSLSPLPIPGQPLEDPQHQRVVANVRERQRTQSLNDAFASLRKIIPTLPSDKLSKIQILKLASRYIDFLYQVLQSDEMDAKLASCNYLAHERLSYAFSVWRMEGAWSMSATH, encoded by the coding sequence ATGAGAGAGGATCCGTCAAGCTGTGGTGAATACCCTGAGGGAGGGGTGGTGTCCAGCGAGGAGGAGCCAGACTGTGCTCCAAACAAATGCCCTGTGGTGGTGGCAACACCAGGGGCTGGCGGGCGCAAAAGGGTCACCAGGAAAGACAACATTTCATCGCCAACAGAGGACAACAAGTCAACGACAGGAGGGCCTCCCAGTCTGATCCCATCAGGACCCAAGAGGCCTAAGAAGAGTCCCCagccctccctgtctcctctccccatcccaggCCAGCCCCTGGAGGACCCTCAGCACCAGCGGGTGGTCGCCAATGTACGGGAGCGCCAACGGACGCAGTCCCTGAATGATGCCTTTGCCTCGCTTCGTAAGATCATCCCCACGCTGCCGTCAGACAAGCTGAGCAAGATTCAGATCCTGAAGCTGGCCTCACGCTACATTGACTTCCTCTACCAAGTCCTGCAGAGTGATGAGATGGACGCCAAGCTGGCCAGCTGTAACTACCTAGCCCACGAGAGACTCAGCTATGCATTCTCAgtgtggaggatggagggggccTGGTCCATGTCCGCTACCCACTAG